A window of the Synechococcus sp. JA-3-3Ab genome harbors these coding sequences:
- a CDS encoding vWA domain-containing protein, with amino-acid sequence MIALILLGISIAGCGSSSSTGIDPASLGSPTRLTFNGALTRNFSGTQGEMEFNIALLQSGDPPQPVTQLSPAQVSLQVNRVTDLQGIPQSATVTLSPTRIENPRAELARQPLLMAILMDGSGSLLVLDPQSRRFLAVFGLLDQFRATPLDLGAVLRFDNRGAGFGATALGQPLRTAQLLQDFTSDKQLLRRGVLRANPGGNTALYDATVEAGRFLSDFRPTERFNRRLVVFTDGIDNESTRSINQASQELTTLARERGQKLTVYVVGLGVDLNLLELQRLAAATEGTFVLARFSEGLEAPFANLFPAAIGEHRLQVRVQSNVPLSAGSYLLSGELRVEREGSRFVAPFSDAVLTVGSR; translated from the coding sequence GTGATTGCCCTGATCCTGCTAGGGATCTCTATAGCCGGCTGTGGCTCTTCCAGTAGCACGGGGATCGACCCTGCTTCTTTGGGATCCCCAACTCGCCTGACTTTCAATGGGGCTCTGACGCGCAATTTCAGCGGCACCCAGGGGGAGATGGAGTTCAACATTGCCCTTTTGCAAAGCGGGGATCCGCCTCAGCCGGTCACCCAGCTTTCCCCTGCCCAGGTCAGCCTACAGGTTAACCGGGTAACCGATCTGCAGGGCATCCCGCAGTCAGCCACAGTAACCCTGAGCCCCACTCGCATCGAGAATCCTCGAGCGGAGCTGGCCCGTCAGCCTTTGCTGATGGCCATTCTCATGGACGGCTCCGGCAGCCTGCTGGTTTTGGATCCCCAGTCCCGGCGCTTTTTGGCTGTTTTTGGGCTTTTGGATCAATTTCGCGCCACACCCCTGGATCTGGGGGCGGTGCTCCGCTTCGATAATCGAGGAGCTGGTTTTGGCGCTACCGCTCTCGGCCAGCCCTTGCGCACGGCCCAACTGCTGCAAGACTTCACCAGCGACAAGCAACTGCTGAGGCGGGGGGTACTGCGGGCAAATCCTGGTGGGAACACCGCCCTTTATGATGCCACGGTAGAAGCCGGGCGTTTCTTGAGCGACTTTCGGCCCACCGAGCGTTTCAACCGCCGCTTGGTGGTATTCACCGATGGGATTGACAACGAAAGCACCCGCTCCATCAACCAAGCTAGTCAGGAGCTGACAACTTTGGCCAGAGAGCGAGGACAAAAACTCACCGTGTATGTGGTTGGGTTGGGGGTCGATTTGAATCTTCTGGAGTTACAGCGTCTGGCTGCAGCTACTGAGGGGACTTTTGTGCTGGCACGGTTTTCTGAAGGGCTGGAAGCTCCCTTTGCCAACTTATTCCCTGCTGCTATTGGGGAGCACCGCCTGCAGGTGAGGGTGCAAAGCAATGTTCCGCTATCTGCTGGTTCTTATCTTCTCAGTGGCGAGCTGAGAGTTGAGAGAGAAGGCAGCCGTTTTGTGGCGCCATTCAGCGACGCTGTTCTCACGGTGGGATCCCGCTAG
- the psbU gene encoding photosystem II complex extrinsic protein PsbU codes for MRRLLSALVSILLLLCLCLVPLGIPAVAAELPPVKHLDTPIDVNNTILRNYRQLPGFYPTLARILVKNAPYNSLEDMLQIPELTEQQKALIKANAENFVFGEYQEGANQLENRINQGYYG; via the coding sequence ATGCGTCGGCTCCTGTCCGCCTTGGTGTCTATCCTGTTGCTGCTCTGTCTGTGCTTGGTCCCCTTGGGGATCCCGGCGGTGGCGGCGGAGCTGCCGCCGGTGAAACATCTTGACACTCCCATCGACGTGAACAACACCATCCTGCGCAACTACCGCCAGTTGCCCGGCTTCTATCCCACCCTGGCCCGCATCCTAGTAAAAAATGCTCCCTACAACAGCCTGGAGGACATGCTGCAGATCCCAGAATTGACGGAGCAACAGAAGGCCTTGATCAAGGCGAACGCGGAGAACTTCGTGTTTGGGGAGTACCAAGAGGGAGCCAACCAACTGGAAAACCGGATCAACCAGGGATACTACGGCTGA
- a CDS encoding MlaE family lipid ABC transporter permease subunit produces the protein MNWFQRVGSSFLLAGQVTLHLLRGRIHRRNTLEQLAAVGLESLLIVLITAVVISGVFTIQLAREFINFGASSLIGGVLAIALARELTPVVTAVILAGRVGSAFAAELGTMKVTEQIDALYLLRTDPVDYLVIPRVVAAGLMLPVLTILSLLTGLVGGMIICASVYNIPSTVFLTSAQNLLAPWDLIVCCLKAMVFGSLIAIVGSNWGLSTSGGAKGVGRSTTDAVVTALLGVFVTNFLISWLAFQGPGTALSRAF, from the coding sequence ATGAACTGGTTCCAACGGGTGGGCAGCAGTTTTCTCCTGGCCGGGCAGGTGACCTTGCACCTGCTGCGGGGCCGCATTCACCGTCGCAACACGCTGGAGCAACTGGCAGCGGTGGGGCTGGAGTCGCTGCTGATTGTTTTGATCACAGCGGTGGTGATCAGCGGCGTTTTCACGATTCAGTTGGCGCGCGAGTTCATCAACTTTGGAGCTTCTTCCCTCATCGGCGGGGTTTTGGCCATTGCCCTGGCCCGCGAGCTGACGCCGGTGGTGACGGCGGTGATCCTGGCTGGACGGGTGGGATCCGCCTTTGCCGCCGAGCTGGGCACCATGAAAGTCACGGAGCAGATCGACGCCCTTTACCTGTTGCGCACCGATCCGGTGGACTATCTGGTGATCCCACGGGTAGTGGCCGCGGGGCTGATGCTGCCGGTGCTCACCATCCTCTCCCTGTTGACGGGGTTGGTGGGGGGGATGATCATCTGCGCGTCGGTTTACAACATTCCTTCCACGGTGTTTCTCACCTCGGCTCAGAATCTCCTGGCCCCTTGGGACTTGATCGTCTGTTGTTTGAAGGCGATGGTGTTTGGGTCTCTGATCGCCATTGTCGGCTCCAACTGGGGCCTTTCCACCAGCGGGGGCGCCAAGGGGGTGGGGCGCTCCACCACCGATGCTGTGGTGACGGCGTTGCTGGGGGTGTTTGTTACCAACTTTCTGATCTCTTGGCTGGCGTTTCAGGGCCCGGGAACTGCCCTCAGCCGCGCCTTCTAG
- a CDS encoding GerMN domain-containing protein, with protein sequence MDHYGGRTAQLGSGKLGGRRSRPRRDQALPLGILGFLLGVGVMGGAWWYSIGPRQTLSLYWLTTANNSIYYVQQERSVRAFDAQEAIRVALEELIAGPRDPHLTTAIPPQTRLLDVRVEGNDIFLNFSSEFTQGGGSTAMMSRIAQVLYTATSQNPGARVWISVEGRALEVLGGEGLMIDQPLTRASFVPSFQLPAEPEAEPSAVSAS encoded by the coding sequence ATGGATCACTACGGAGGGCGTACCGCACAGCTTGGCTCTGGCAAATTGGGGGGGCGACGTTCCCGCCCACGGCGCGACCAGGCCCTGCCCCTGGGGATCCTGGGCTTTTTGCTGGGGGTGGGGGTGATGGGGGGAGCCTGGTGGTACAGCATTGGGCCGCGGCAAACCCTTTCTTTGTACTGGCTGACCACGGCTAACAACTCGATCTACTACGTGCAGCAGGAGCGCTCCGTGCGCGCCTTCGACGCCCAAGAGGCCATCCGTGTGGCTTTGGAAGAGCTGATCGCCGGGCCCCGGGATCCCCACCTCACCACCGCCATCCCTCCCCAGACACGGCTGCTGGATGTGCGGGTGGAAGGCAACGATATTTTCCTCAATTTCTCTTCTGAATTCACGCAAGGGGGGGGATCCACGGCGATGATGAGCCGGATCGCGCAGGTGCTCTACACGGCCACCAGCCAGAACCCCGGCGCGCGGGTGTGGATCTCCGTCGAGGGGCGTGCCCTCGAGGTATTGGGGGGGGAAGGGCTGATGATCGACCAACCCTTGACGCGGGCCTCGTTTGTCCCCAGCTTCCAGCTTCCGGCAGAACCTGAGGCGGAGCCGTCAGCCGTATCGGCCTCTTGA
- a CDS encoding LmeA family phospholipid-binding protein, translated as MTAANMEILAALVGLLAGLGGGAGYLADQAARQLLLAQLDGVEVLEVRIQSRPNYRFLSGQADRLLVAGRGLYRAPFPRIELLELETDPVAIDPSFFRGAPLRLERPLQAAVRVVVREEDLNAALNSPEVLRQFQDIRADLPFGGLRDEPRRFDLRKPRVEFLAPDRLRLSALLVEQEGGSEQKDSVPLTRAVDVVFNAGIQVEEGRRLQLQDPEFVIGSVRVPDEISAAFLGGLNEVFDLQELEDLGLLVRVLSLEIGSDQVQVIGFVRVESLETLMGSRRAALP; from the coding sequence GTGACAGCGGCAAATATGGAGATCCTGGCGGCTTTGGTGGGGTTGCTGGCGGGCTTGGGAGGAGGGGCAGGCTACCTGGCAGATCAGGCGGCTCGGCAGCTTTTGCTCGCTCAGCTCGATGGGGTAGAGGTTTTGGAGGTGCGCATCCAAAGCCGCCCTAACTATCGTTTTTTGAGCGGCCAGGCGGATCGGTTGTTGGTTGCCGGGCGGGGGCTGTACAGGGCTCCGTTTCCGCGCATAGAGCTGCTGGAGCTGGAAACAGATCCGGTGGCCATTGACCCCTCTTTTTTCCGCGGGGCTCCTCTGCGGCTGGAGCGTCCTCTGCAGGCGGCGGTGCGGGTGGTGGTGCGGGAAGAAGACTTGAATGCTGCCCTCAACTCGCCAGAGGTGCTGAGACAGTTTCAGGATATCCGAGCAGATCTGCCCTTTGGCGGGCTTAGGGACGAACCCCGCCGCTTCGATCTGCGCAAACCCCGGGTCGAGTTTTTGGCTCCTGACCGCCTTCGACTTTCTGCCCTCTTGGTGGAGCAGGAAGGCGGCAGCGAGCAAAAAGACTCCGTCCCGCTGACGCGAGCAGTTGATGTAGTGTTCAACGCCGGGATCCAGGTGGAGGAGGGGCGCCGCTTGCAGCTTCAGGATCCGGAGTTTGTCATCGGCTCTGTGCGGGTTCCCGATGAGATCTCGGCAGCGTTTTTGGGCGGCCTTAACGAGGTGTTTGATCTGCAAGAGCTAGAAGATCTGGGGCTCCTGGTGCGGGTGCTCAGCCTGGAGATAGGGTCTGATCAGGTGCAGGTGATCGGCTTTGTGCGGGTCGAGAGCTTGGAGACCCTGATGGGATCCCGGCGAGCCGCCCTTCCCTAG
- the tyrS gene encoding tyrosine--tRNA ligase → MEPTSRTFPTAVSSAQGDPRIAEITQRGVAEVFPGGAAALAERLATTDRPLRVKLGIDPTRPDLHLGHAVVLRKLRQFQDAGHVAILLIGDFTALVGDPTGQSEARPRLTPAEVEENARTYLEQAGKILDFETPGRLEVRRNSEWLARLTLSELIELQAQMTVGQMLAKEDFAQRYRSGTPIYLHEFLYPLLQGYDSVALEADVELGGTDQRFNLLVGRELQLWKGQTPQFCLTVPLLEGLDGYQKMSKSKNNYVGLTEDPLTMYSKLEKVPDQLVERYFELLTSVPPSELPADPRQRQILLAKTLVAQFHSSEAAEEAQRTAQALVLQGNLVETGSIPTFAIQCLSYPVKLSYILRESGLCKSAAEARRQIQGGAVRLDGQKVEDPDLEFAQASELDGRVLQVGKKAFCRLVVGTN, encoded by the coding sequence ATGGAGCCAACTTCGAGAACATTTCCAACTGCTGTCTCGTCAGCCCAGGGAGATCCCCGCATCGCCGAGATCACGCAGCGGGGAGTGGCCGAGGTCTTCCCAGGGGGAGCGGCAGCCTTGGCGGAGCGCCTGGCCACCACCGATCGCCCCTTGCGGGTGAAGCTGGGCATCGATCCCACGCGGCCAGATCTGCACCTGGGCCATGCAGTGGTCTTGCGCAAGTTGCGCCAATTCCAGGATGCTGGCCATGTGGCCATCCTCCTCATCGGGGATTTTACAGCCCTGGTCGGGGATCCCACCGGCCAATCGGAGGCCCGTCCCCGCCTCACCCCGGCAGAAGTGGAGGAAAACGCCCGCACCTACTTGGAGCAAGCCGGCAAGATTTTGGATTTTGAGACCCCCGGTCGGCTGGAGGTGCGCCGCAACAGCGAGTGGCTAGCCCGCCTCACCCTTAGCGAGCTCATTGAGCTCCAAGCCCAGATGACAGTGGGGCAGATGTTGGCCAAGGAAGACTTTGCCCAGCGCTACCGCTCGGGAACGCCCATCTACTTGCACGAATTTCTCTACCCTCTCCTGCAAGGCTACGACTCGGTGGCGCTGGAGGCGGACGTGGAGTTGGGGGGAACTGACCAGCGCTTTAACCTCCTGGTTGGCCGGGAGCTGCAACTGTGGAAGGGCCAAACCCCTCAATTTTGCCTGACGGTGCCCCTGTTGGAGGGCTTAGATGGCTACCAGAAAATGTCCAAGTCCAAAAACAACTACGTGGGCCTGACCGAGGATCCCCTCACCATGTACTCCAAGCTAGAGAAGGTGCCGGATCAGCTGGTGGAGCGCTACTTTGAGCTGCTCACCTCGGTGCCCCCCTCGGAGCTGCCGGCGGATCCCCGCCAGCGCCAGATCCTCTTGGCCAAGACCCTCGTGGCCCAATTTCACTCTTCTGAAGCCGCAGAAGAGGCGCAGCGCACCGCCCAAGCGCTGGTGTTACAAGGCAATCTCGTTGAAACGGGATCCATCCCCACTTTTGCCATCCAGTGCTTGTCTTACCCGGTAAAACTGAGCTACATCCTGCGCGAATCCGGCCTCTGCAAGAGCGCTGCCGAGGCCCGTCGGCAAATCCAAGGGGGCGCCGTGCGGCTGGACGGGCAAAAGGTGGAGGATCCCGACCTGGAGTTTGCCCAAGCCTCTGAGCTGGACGGGCGGGTTTTGCAGGTGGGCAAGAAGGCCTTCTGCCGCTTGGTGGTCGGCACAAACTAG
- a CDS encoding peptidylprolyl isomerase: MTQRAQQGSAVGSNRWEWGRRSLRLVLAAVLLWTIWLGGIPALALPQGDAITDPRTLLRRALPIQDSRIWEIDESITKIEADLKYNRWSAVRGDVRQVERLLDRYADPLLAELPPEQAAAASEAIAALRQELQLISQATERKSKGKEEARAAYDRLIDDLGSLENNWVGAFPYEVPDEYADKPQLLGRAEVELNTTAGRMVITLDGYSAPITAGNFADLVQRGFYDGLTFDRVEKFFLVQAGDPPGPADGYVDPATGRVRTIPMEIRVKGEVMPRYGQTFDQLGLWDVEPALPFAAEGTVAMARYPEDPNSASSQFFIFMAEPDLTPAGLNLMDGRYAVFGYVTEGTEVLRKIKLGDQILSARLISGQENLRNGA; the protein is encoded by the coding sequence ATGACACAGCGTGCCCAGCAGGGATCCGCAGTTGGCAGCAATCGGTGGGAGTGGGGAAGAAGATCACTCCGGCTGGTCTTAGCGGCTGTGTTGCTTTGGACGATTTGGCTGGGTGGGATCCCGGCCCTGGCGCTGCCGCAAGGGGATGCCATTACGGATCCGCGAACCCTCTTGCGGCGGGCGCTGCCCATCCAAGACAGTCGGATCTGGGAAATTGACGAGTCCATCACCAAAATCGAGGCCGACCTGAAGTACAACCGCTGGTCGGCGGTGCGGGGGGATGTGCGCCAGGTGGAGCGGCTCCTGGATCGCTATGCGGATCCCCTGCTGGCGGAGTTGCCCCCCGAGCAGGCTGCCGCCGCCTCTGAAGCAATAGCCGCCCTACGCCAGGAGTTGCAGCTCATCAGCCAGGCCACGGAGCGCAAATCCAAGGGCAAGGAGGAAGCCCGCGCCGCCTACGACCGCCTCATAGACGACTTGGGATCCCTGGAGAACAACTGGGTGGGGGCCTTCCCCTACGAGGTACCTGATGAGTACGCCGACAAGCCGCAGCTCCTGGGCCGGGCAGAAGTGGAGCTGAACACCACCGCCGGGCGCATGGTGATCACCCTGGATGGCTATAGTGCTCCAATAACTGCTGGCAACTTCGCTGACCTAGTGCAGCGGGGCTTCTACGATGGCCTGACCTTTGACCGAGTGGAGAAATTCTTCCTAGTGCAAGCTGGAGATCCCCCTGGCCCTGCCGACGGCTATGTGGATCCGGCCACCGGCAGAGTCCGCACCATCCCCATGGAGATCCGGGTCAAGGGTGAGGTAATGCCCCGCTACGGCCAAACCTTCGATCAACTGGGCCTGTGGGATGTGGAGCCGGCCCTGCCCTTTGCTGCCGAAGGGACGGTGGCCATGGCCCGCTATCCCGAGGATCCCAACAGCGCCTCTTCTCAGTTCTTTATCTTTATGGCCGAGCCGGATCTCACTCCCGCCGGCCTCAACCTCATGGATGGCCGCTACGCCGTGTTCGGCTATGTTACCGAGGGCACCGAGGTGCTGCGCAAGATCAAGCTGGGGGATCAGATCCTGAGCGCCCGGCTGATCTCAGGCCAAGAAAATCTCAGGAATGGGGCGTAG